From bacterium, the proteins below share one genomic window:
- a CDS encoding BatA domain-containing protein: MTFLNSAILAALTLGLLPILIHLLNRQRFKKVDFPTLRFLRELQRQKMRQVRLRQVILLILRTLAVLFLVVALARPVLKSSAGILPGANAKTTAVLILDRSASMQTETPDGSRFRSLQTRAQEILRLLKDGDEAVLIWADDPPQNFPPTPTAQIHVLREAVVNAAAGYRGGDLVAALRAARRILGQSQNLHKEVYVLSDFSGSAWPAELPSEPLMPDDVRLFLLSPDGARVRNVGITQADVTSRIITPGRPIEVTFTARNTGAHPAEDHIISVYLGGRRVAQTRITLSPGGITTERFKFVPDMPGDQVGYVRVEDADDLAADDQRYFVLRVPSQLRVALAGFDGAARALTALALNPTGDPGAFVNVRVLSESQLEMADWSEFDAIFLMDASDFSPAFGPRLRRFVENGRGVFVASGPRSDLRSYAAWLPSLGLPTPVELWQDTTGTRWSRVDMKHPLFEGLFEETPTNVSPDIYRLVRVADGSTAVEIVATAGNLPFLLESYVGHGHALLMAGSPDPEWSTLFRSGIFPPLMVSSAAYLSGIGTSGTMFQLTAGVAAQLAFPGAPGEEKYEVRGEENLIPTVETAGTGFDLRFPGLEMPGDYELWQGSRRVSALAVSVSAKETDIMPLPEQSYRKILGGRVVELGQQTTIQAAVFEGRHGLELWKLCLFIALGLLIAEALVGRVGKREVVAA; the protein is encoded by the coding sequence ATGACGTTTCTCAATAGCGCGATTCTGGCGGCGTTGACTCTGGGGCTTCTGCCGATTCTCATTCACCTTCTGAATCGGCAGCGCTTCAAGAAGGTGGATTTCCCCACCCTCCGTTTCCTGCGTGAACTCCAGCGGCAGAAAATGCGTCAGGTTCGCCTACGACAAGTCATTCTTCTAATCCTGCGAACTCTGGCCGTGTTGTTTCTGGTTGTGGCGCTGGCGCGTCCGGTGTTGAAGTCCTCCGCGGGAATTCTACCGGGAGCCAACGCGAAAACCACCGCCGTGCTCATTCTGGATCGCTCCGCGTCCATGCAGACCGAGACTCCCGACGGATCACGATTTCGCAGTCTGCAGACGCGGGCTCAGGAGATTCTCCGCCTCCTTAAGGACGGAGACGAAGCGGTTCTGATTTGGGCCGACGATCCGCCCCAGAACTTCCCTCCGACGCCTACCGCACAGATTCACGTTTTGCGTGAAGCCGTCGTCAACGCCGCGGCGGGATACCGCGGCGGAGATCTTGTGGCGGCACTCCGTGCCGCGCGCAGGATTCTCGGGCAGTCGCAGAATCTCCATAAGGAGGTGTATGTGCTCTCCGATTTCAGCGGGAGCGCATGGCCCGCTGAGTTGCCATCCGAGCCGCTCATGCCCGATGACGTGCGGCTGTTCCTGCTCTCCCCGGACGGCGCTCGCGTTCGCAACGTCGGAATCACTCAAGCGGACGTCACGTCGCGAATCATCACACCCGGCCGTCCCATTGAAGTGACGTTCACCGCCCGGAACACCGGCGCGCACCCCGCCGAAGACCACATCATCAGCGTCTACCTCGGCGGTCGCCGCGTGGCGCAGACTCGCATCACGCTTTCACCCGGTGGAATCACGACCGAACGATTCAAGTTCGTTCCCGATATGCCCGGCGATCAAGTCGGATACGTTCGCGTCGAGGACGCGGACGATCTGGCCGCCGACGATCAGCGCTATTTCGTTCTCCGTGTGCCTTCACAACTAAGAGTCGCACTGGCCGGCTTTGACGGCGCGGCGCGCGCGCTGACCGCGCTGGCTCTGAATCCAACCGGCGATCCGGGAGCGTTTGTCAACGTTCGCGTCCTATCCGAGAGCCAACTCGAAATGGCCGATTGGTCGGAGTTCGATGCCATCTTCCTGATGGACGCCTCGGACTTCAGTCCGGCCTTCGGCCCACGATTGCGCCGTTTCGTCGAAAACGGCAGAGGAGTATTCGTCGCTTCGGGACCGCGATCCGATCTGCGTTCCTATGCCGCATGGCTGCCGTCACTGGGTCTTCCCACGCCCGTCGAACTCTGGCAAGATACCACCGGTACACGCTGGTCTCGCGTGGACATGAAGCATCCCCTGTTCGAAGGACTTTTTGAGGAGACGCCGACCAACGTCTCACCCGATATCTATCGTCTGGTGCGCGTCGCCGACGGCAGCACTGCCGTGGAGATCGTCGCTACCGCCGGTAACCTGCCGTTTCTGCTCGAATCCTACGTTGGGCATGGACACGCCCTGCTCATGGCGGGCTCACCCGATCCGGAGTGGTCCACGCTGTTTCGCAGCGGCATTTTCCCGCCCCTCATGGTAAGCAGCGCCGCGTATCTGTCCGGCATCGGAACATCCGGCACGATGTTCCAGCTTACGGCGGGTGTCGCAGCCCAGCTTGCTTTTCCCGGAGCGCCCGGTGAAGAGAAGTATGAAGTGAGAGGCGAAGAGAATCTGATCCCGACCGTGGAGACCGCGGGGACAGGATTTGATCTTCGATTCCCCGGACTGGAAATGCCCGGCGACTATGAACTATGGCAGGGAAGTCGTCGCGTTTCGGCTCTGGCCGTCAGCGTTTCCGCCAAAGAAACGGACATCATGCCATTGCCGGAGCAGAGTTATCGAAAGATACTGGGAGGACGCGTAGTCGAGCTCGGGCAGCAAACCACCATTCAAGCCGCCGTTTTCGAGGGCCGGCATGGTCTCGAGTTGTGGAAGCTCTGCCTGTTTATCGCACTCGGTCTCCTCATCGCCGAAGCACTCGTCGGTCGCGTCGGCAAACGGGAGGTTGTCGCGGCGTAG
- a CDS encoding SIS domain-containing protein, which yields MKDKDRRLIEDAVEGASALLSNLSALQPTLTVIADLCAETLRRGGKLLFCGNGGSAAESQHLATEFVVRLSSTRERHALSALALTTDTSLLTACSNDYGFDTVFARQVEAHLRTGDVLFLLSTSGKSLNLIHAARAAHRGGGHTVGFLGETVSPLDEHLDHALHVPSRSSQRVQETHLLCGHLLVEMIENRVCESPGFSGGGDSPK from the coding sequence ATGAAAGACAAGGATCGTCGTCTGATCGAAGATGCCGTCGAAGGCGCAAGCGCACTCCTGAGCAATCTGTCCGCGCTGCAACCCACGCTGACAGTCATAGCCGATCTGTGCGCCGAAACTCTCCGGCGCGGAGGCAAACTCCTTTTTTGCGGAAACGGAGGCTCGGCTGCGGAAAGCCAGCATCTGGCAACCGAGTTCGTCGTTCGTCTATCGTCCACTCGCGAACGTCACGCATTATCCGCGTTGGCGCTCACCACCGATACAAGCCTCCTCACGGCTTGCTCCAACGACTACGGTTTCGATACGGTGTTTGCCCGCCAGGTCGAAGCGCACCTCCGAACCGGCGATGTGCTCTTCCTTCTCTCAACGTCGGGAAAATCACTCAATCTCATCCACGCTGCCCGCGCTGCGCACAGAGGAGGCGGCCATACGGTTGGATTTCTTGGAGAAACCGTTTCGCCTCTTGACGAGCATCTCGATCATGCTTTGCACGTCCCCTCGCGCTCGTCGCAGCGCGTCCAGGAGACGCATCTGCTGTGCGGACATCTGCTCGTCGAGATGATTGAGAATCGCGTATGTGAATCTCCCGGGTTTTCCGGCGGCGGAGACTCACCGAAATGA
- a CDS encoding efflux RND transporter permease subunit produces MFLSDISIKRPVAITMLVMSFAVLGLYSYLRLGVDNWPDVSFPFAVVSVIYPGAGPEEIETQVIQPMEDELATIAGIRSITSQCLENRGMIFVEFELGTKIDFAALDVKDKIDAIRPTLPEDMESPTVLKFDFNQAPIMNLALRGNLPPDELYELADDVVKARLNRIPGIAAIEIEGGQEREILIALSKSRLRAYDLSVLDVIGGLQMANLNMPSGRIEEGKRDITVRLEGEFERPETMERMDLVLGEGRTVRLRDIGQVLDGRKDVESQVRFNGEASVGLALRKRSDANTVATATEVRNQLDAVQRFLPPDVKLFVARDNSVFIRNSLKDVSGNLVMGILLTALVLFIFLRSWEGTIIASVAMPVSVIATFLLIYWAGFTLNSMTLMGLSISIGILVNNAIVVLENITVYKNRGLAPPEAAAKGTSEIALAVAASTLTNIVVFLPIGFMGGIVGQFFKQFGLTVAFATIFSLLVSFTLTPMMSARHLRRGAYIFAAFAVFFGVWLVVGLMQAVITLLFVGLLVSADHFGFLRRFFDAWDKTLKASIQSYGQALEWVFDHRGRVVGGIAIIFLVSLALFGLVGGQFFPKADQGEFYLSVQMPPGTRLSVTDQVMERVEDEIGKLPEVVSYYTTVGIAQTGHSDTKGSQVGGSYVKLSDKRDRIRRTGEVIADLRKRLADIPAAEIVITETSAMGGGGESDLQIEVTGNNMKELLAVVDQIQTITATTPGTVDATNSWVTGKPELKVIPRRDELADQGLHAAELATTLRSLFEGTVATTYRESGKEYDVRVRLAEADRSRLEQVQSLDVKTHDNWIPLTSVASITEAAGPTTIFRKNKERLVTVSANLTSGTLTEAQKAIQARIDSLNIPPDVSVIFGGEAEFMGREFAYVYQAMALAAILTYMLLCAMLNSYVRPLIIMMTLPLGLVGIAIALTLTNTPISMMVLMGMVMLVGIVVNNAILIIDYAQILREQGKNAREATLIAAPGRFRPIIMTNLATILGMMPLALGLGAGAEWRAPMAIASIGALIFATVLTLFLVPSIYEFIETRAERKAARGVVS; encoded by the coding sequence ATGTTCCTCTCGGATATTTCGATAAAACGGCCCGTTGCCATCACCATGTTGGTGATGAGCTTCGCCGTACTCGGACTCTACTCTTATCTTCGACTGGGCGTGGACAACTGGCCGGATGTGAGTTTCCCGTTTGCCGTCGTGTCCGTCATCTATCCCGGAGCCGGACCCGAGGAAATCGAGACCCAGGTGATCCAGCCGATGGAAGACGAGCTCGCGACCATTGCGGGAATCCGCAGTATCACCTCGCAATGTCTCGAAAACCGGGGAATGATCTTCGTCGAATTCGAGCTGGGTACGAAGATTGACTTCGCGGCGCTCGACGTGAAAGACAAGATAGACGCCATCCGCCCCACCTTACCCGAGGATATGGAGTCGCCCACCGTTCTCAAGTTCGACTTCAATCAGGCGCCGATCATGAATCTGGCGCTGCGCGGCAACCTGCCGCCGGATGAACTCTACGAACTGGCGGACGACGTGGTGAAGGCGCGGCTGAATCGCATTCCGGGAATCGCTGCAATCGAGATCGAAGGCGGACAGGAGCGCGAGATTCTGATCGCCCTGTCGAAATCGCGGTTGCGCGCCTATGATCTGTCGGTACTGGACGTGATCGGCGGACTGCAGATGGCGAATCTTAACATGCCCAGCGGCCGCATCGAAGAAGGCAAGCGCGACATCACCGTTCGTCTGGAAGGGGAATTCGAACGTCCCGAAACCATGGAAAGGATGGATCTCGTTCTTGGCGAGGGCCGGACCGTGCGACTCCGGGACATCGGACAGGTTCTCGACGGCCGTAAAGACGTCGAATCGCAAGTCCGCTTCAACGGCGAAGCGTCCGTCGGTCTTGCGCTCCGTAAGCGTTCAGACGCCAATACGGTAGCCACCGCCACGGAAGTGAGAAATCAGCTCGATGCGGTTCAACGTTTTCTCCCGCCCGACGTAAAGCTGTTCGTCGCCCGCGACAACTCCGTTTTTATCCGCAACTCTCTGAAGGACGTCAGTGGAAATCTGGTCATGGGCATTTTGCTCACGGCCCTCGTCCTGTTTATCTTTTTACGGTCCTGGGAAGGAACGATCATCGCCTCGGTGGCCATGCCGGTATCGGTTATCGCGACCTTCCTGTTGATCTACTGGGCGGGTTTCACGCTCAACTCCATGACGCTGATGGGACTCTCGATCTCCATCGGAATTCTTGTCAACAACGCCATTGTTGTTCTCGAAAACATCACCGTCTACAAGAATCGAGGGCTTGCTCCGCCCGAGGCCGCCGCCAAGGGAACCTCGGAGATTGCGCTGGCCGTTGCCGCTTCCACGCTGACCAACATCGTCGTGTTTCTCCCCATCGGATTCATGGGGGGTATCGTCGGCCAGTTCTTCAAGCAGTTCGGTCTTACCGTTGCCTTCGCCACCATCTTCTCGCTGCTGGTTTCGTTCACGTTGACGCCGATGATGTCCGCGAGACACCTTCGCCGCGGCGCGTACATTTTCGCCGCCTTCGCCGTCTTTTTCGGCGTGTGGCTGGTTGTCGGACTCATGCAAGCGGTGATCACTCTTCTCTTCGTCGGTTTGTTGGTCTCGGCCGATCATTTCGGATTTCTGAGACGTTTCTTCGATGCCTGGGACAAGACCCTGAAAGCCTCCATTCAAAGTTACGGCCAGGCTCTCGAGTGGGTGTTCGACCATCGCGGTCGTGTCGTCGGGGGAATAGCAATTATCTTTCTGGTCTCTCTGGCGTTGTTCGGACTGGTCGGAGGGCAGTTCTTCCCGAAAGCCGATCAAGGAGAGTTCTACCTGTCCGTGCAAATGCCGCCCGGAACCCGCCTGAGCGTCACCGATCAGGTAATGGAGCGCGTCGAGGATGAGATCGGCAAGCTTCCCGAAGTCGTATCCTATTATACGACGGTGGGAATTGCTCAGACGGGTCATTCGGACACCAAAGGCTCGCAAGTCGGCGGTTCGTACGTTAAGCTCTCCGACAAGCGTGATCGCATTCGACGGACCGGGGAAGTGATTGCCGATCTGCGAAAGCGCCTGGCCGATATTCCCGCCGCTGAGATCGTGATTACCGAAACGTCCGCTATGGGCGGCGGCGGAGAAAGCGATCTTCAGATCGAGGTGACCGGCAACAACATGAAGGAACTCCTCGCGGTTGTGGATCAGATCCAAACCATTACCGCAACCACGCCGGGAACCGTGGACGCAACGAACAGCTGGGTAACCGGAAAGCCCGAACTGAAAGTTATTCCCCGACGCGACGAACTTGCGGATCAGGGACTTCATGCCGCCGAACTCGCCACCACCTTGCGTTCGCTGTTCGAAGGCACCGTTGCCACGACCTATCGTGAATCGGGGAAAGAATACGACGTTCGCGTTCGCCTCGCTGAGGCGGATCGCTCCCGGCTGGAACAGGTTCAGTCGCTCGACGTAAAAACGCACGACAACTGGATCCCGCTCACGTCGGTTGCGTCCATCACCGAAGCCGCCGGACCGACGACCATTTTTCGCAAGAACAAGGAACGCCTGGTAACGGTTTCGGCCAATTTGACCAGCGGTACTCTCACCGAAGCGCAGAAAGCCATACAGGCACGGATTGACAGCTTGAACATCCCTCCCGACGTCTCCGTCATCTTCGGTGGGGAAGCCGAGTTCATGGGCCGCGAATTTGCCTATGTCTATCAGGCTATGGCGCTGGCGGCGATCCTCACTTACATGTTGCTGTGCGCCATGCTGAACAGCTACGTACGACCGCTGATCATCATGATGACGTTGCCGCTCGGACTCGTCGGTATTGCCATTGCACTTACGCTCACCAACACGCCCATCTCGATGATGGTACTGATGGGCATGGTGATGCTGGTGGGAATTGTGGTGAACAACGCAATTCTGATCATTGACTACGCCCAAATTCTCCGCGAGCAGGGGAAGAACGCCCGCGAAGCGACTCTGATCGCCGCTCCCGGCCGATTTCGCCCGATTATCATGACGAATCTTGCGACGATTCTCGGAATGATGCCGCTCGCACTGGGCCTCGGCGCCGGCGCCGAGTGGCGCGCGCCTATGGCCATTGCCTCCATCGGAGCGTTGATCTTTGCCACCGTTCTCACGTTGTTCTTGGTGCCGTCAATTTACGAGTTCATTGAGACCCGCGCCGAACGAAAGGCCGCCCGAGGAGTTGTTTCATGA